The stretch of DNA TCACTCGATCAAAAGCATAGTATTTATTGATTTTACGTTTTAATTGTAGACTATCTTTTACTTTTAATCGTTCCGCTTTCGTTAATTTACTTTTTTCAATTTTCAGACGATCTTTAACAGACTGAATCGTATCTTTTTTAGAAATAAGGGTGTCTTTTTTCTTTTTATCTTTTTTTAATTCACGATATAAAACATGGTGAAAAACAGAATCATTCTGCTGCAAGGTCAATACAACAGAATCCCTCACTTTCAGCTTGCGATCGACATAATTGATGAAATAAGATGCATTATAATTTTGATTCAACACTTTTGTATACCCGTCACCTGCACGAACATTTGGATTCTTTTGAATAAAATCTTGATAAGAATATCCATCAATAGCTAAGAGTTCTGAATGGACCAATAAAGTGGAATCTTTCGTATAATTTTCATCCAAAAAAATACGATTTTCAGCATTTTTAAAGGCTAATAATTTCAAGGGATTCTTCGAACCTTTATACTTTTTTTTGGCCTCTTTTGTTAACTTGTAATCAAGAGACGAAACATACGTATGCCCATGCCCAAAACTAGAAACAACCTGCATCAAATGCATGGCAAAATCATTGGGAACCATCGGCTGAGTAATGGTCGATTTAAAACTATCCAAACGGAATTTTATCACCTCTTCGGGATAGTACCACTCCAAATTCACATGTTTTTTCAGCAATTTATTCGTAGTAAAATCCACATCTTTTCTTAACGCTTCTACACTTAAAGGTTGATCCAAATGTTGATTGAATTTTTCTTTCGATACACATGAAAATGTACCACATACAAGCAATAAAAGTCCAAAATATTTATTCATAGGGTGATTTATCAGTAGAGACGCTAATAATTAAAAAAGGTTACTTTTTGGTTGAATTTAATTTGTATTTATAGGTATAGTCCATTTTTATCGTTAAACCATCTTTTTCCATGGTCATTTTCATTGGTCCTTCGAACGACGAGTCATAGATGTTGTTATCCTTCACCGAAACTTTCATCTGCCCCATAACTTTATACGTATCTATGCTTATCACTAATCCGTCTAAATTTTGCTTTTTTTGATCTGAAAATAACAATACATCAAAATATGCCCAATCGTTTTCTAGATTTTTTAAAGTATATTTTACGACGAAATCCATCACATAATTTTTTCCATTTTCTAATGGAATATCCGTACTAAATGGTAGGGAATGACTTTGACCAATAGTAAAAGTTTCTGTAGGATATTTCGTTAAACTTTCAAAACTTTTTAATATTCCTGAGAATACATCTTTATATTGTGCTGGACCAACATACTCAAATTTTTCACGTCCTTTATCATTTGAAATTCCTTTTAATTT from Faecalibacter sp. LW9 encodes:
- a CDS encoding S41 family peptidase; this translates as MNKYFGLLLLVCGTFSCVSKEKFNQHLDQPLSVEALRKDVDFTTNKLLKKHVNLEWYYPEEVIKFRLDSFKSTITQPMVPNDFAMHLMQVVSSFGHGHTYVSSLDYKLTKEAKKKYKGSKNPLKLLAFKNAENRIFLDENYTKDSTLLVHSELLAIDGYSYQDFIQKNPNVRAGDGYTKVLNQNYNASYFINYVDRKLKVRDSVVLTLQQNDSVFHHVLYRELKKDKKKKDTLISKKDTIQSVKDRLKIEKSKLTKAERLKVKDSLQLKRKINKYYAFDRVKKRYNRALYFPNPQDSTIVVLDINSFTLGSHKKAYDHIFDSIQRLGTKNLILDLRENSGGYPEDINHLFAYLTTKSEPQMVIDPLLKVKSKWTLFSRFYRKPNPFLHTIFLPLIVYKSTESFFRTTKMDGAYYYNDGRKKNFLFKDKNRYEGNLYVLTSGKSYSAASLISSALYAEGKAIFVGEETGGDYNGTVAGYSEDYKLPHSKIKILIPQMVFQPNQTRELKGRGVFPHQEIPYHFSDFMQEHDPQLDWILEDIKKKKQ